One window from the genome of Magnolia sinica isolate HGM2019 chromosome 4, MsV1, whole genome shotgun sequence encodes:
- the LOC131243940 gene encoding alpha-glucan phosphorylase, H isozyme isoform X2: MTTATESNSAAHNSPATKFPAIANPTAEKSSDIASNINYHAKYSPHFSPLKFEPEQAFYATAESIRDCLIQHWNETYLHFHKVDPKQTYYLSMEYLQGRALTNAIGNLDILDAYADALNKLGHELEEIAEQEKDAALGNGGLGRLASCFLDSMATLNLPAWGYGLRYKYGLFKQRITKEGQGEVAEDWLEKFSPWEVVRHDVVFPVRFFGHVLVSNTGSRKWVGGEVLQALAYNVPIPGYKTKNTNSLRLWEAKASADDFNLFQFNDGKYESAAELHSKAQQICAVLYPGDATEDGKILRLKQQFFLCSASLQDIIARFKERREGKGPWKWSEFPSKVAVQLNDTHPTLAIPELMRLLLDDEGLGWDEAWDVTTRTIAYTNHTVLPEALEKWSQIVMRKLLPRHMEIIEEIDKRFMAMIHSSRTDMESRLSSMRILDSSNPQKPVVRMANLCVVSSHTVNGVAQLHSDILKSELFADYVSIWPAKFQNKTNGITPRRWLRFCSPELSNIITKWLKTDGWVTKLDLLTGLREFADNEDLHAEWASAKMANKRRLAQYVLQVTGVSIDPNSLFDIQVKRIHEYKRQLMNILGAVYRYKKLKEMSPEERKKATPRTIMFGGKAFATYTNAKRIVKLVNDVGAVVNNDPEISNYLKVVFVPNYNVSVAEVLIPGSELSQHISTAGMEASGTSNMKFSLNGCIIIGTLDGANVEIREEVGEENFFLFGATADEVPRLRKEREDGLFKPDPRFEEAKQFIRSGAFGSYDYNPLLESLEGNSGYGRGDYFLVGYDFPSYMDAQDRVDEAYKDQRRWLKMSILSTAGSGKFSSDRTIAQYAKEIWKIEECIVP, translated from the exons ATGACGACTGCCACTGAATCCAATAGTGCTGCTCACAATAGTCCTGCTACGAAATTCCCAGCCATTGCAAATCCCACAGCAGAAAAATCATCGGACATTGCGTCAAACATCAACTACCATGCAAAGTATAGTCCTCATTTTTCTCCTCTCAAGTTCGAGCCAGAGCAAGCATTTTATGCCACGGCAGAGAGCATTCGCGACTGCCTGATTCAG CACTGGAATGAGACATACCTTCATTTTCACAAAGTTGATCCAAAGCAAACATACTACCTGTCTATGGAGTATCTTCAAGGTCGTGCTTTGACCAATGCGATTGGAAACCTTGATATTCTAGATGCATATGCTGATGCTTTAAATAAATTGGGacatgaacttgaggaaattgcTGAACAG GAGAAAGATGCAGCACTTGGAAATGGTGGTTTGGGTAGACTTGCATCGTGTTTTCTGGATTCCATGGCAACATTAAACTTGCCTGCATGGGGCTATGGTTTACGATACAAATATGGACTGTTTAAACAGCGGATTACCAAGGAGGGCCAAGGAGAAGTTGCGGAAGATTGGCTCGAG AAGTTCAGTCCATGGGAAGTTGTCAGGCATGACGTCGTTTTTCCTGTCAGATTCTTTGGTCATGTTCTGGTTTCTAATACTGGATC TCGAAAATGGGTAGGAGGGGAGGTTCTCCAAGCATTGGCCTACAACGTGCCCATTCCTGGATACAAAACCAAAAACACCAATAGTCTTCGTCTGTGGGAAGCAAAAGCCAGTGCAGATGATTTCAATTTGTTTCAGTTTAATGATGGAAAGTATGAATCTGCAGCAGAGCTTCACTCTAAAGCTCAGCAG ATTTGTGCAGTTCTATATCCTGGAGATGCCACAGAAGATGGAAAGATTCTGCGCCTAAAGCAACAGTTTTTTCTTTGCAGTGCCTCACTGCAG GACATTATTGCCAGATTTAAGGAGCGGAGAGAAGGGAAGGGACCATGGAAGTGGTCTGAATTTCCTAGCAAGGTTGCAGTTCAACTCAATGATACTCATCCTACTCTTGCAATTCCAGAATTGATGCGACTGCTACTGGATGATGAAGGGCTTGGGTGGGATGAAGCTTGGGATGTGACGACAAG GACAATTGCTTATACCAACCACACAGTTCTCCCTGAAGCACTTGAGAAATGGTCACAAATAGTAATGAGGAAACTTCTCCCTCGTCATATGGAAATCATTGAAGAAATTGATAAACGG TTCATGGCAATGATACATTCCTCCCGAACTGACATGGAGAGTAGGCTCTCCAGCATGCGCATTTTAGATAGCTCCAACCCCCAAAAGCCAGTGGTACGCATGGCAAATTTGTGTGTGGTGTCTTCACACACG GTGAATGGTGTGGCTCAGTTGCACAGTGACATCTTAAAATCAGAGCTATTTGCAGACTACGTCTCTATATGGCCTGCCAAATTTCAGAATAAAACCAACGGCATCACTCCTCGTCGGTGGCTTCGTTTTTGCAGCCCAGAATTGAGTAACATTATCACCAAGTGGttgaaaacagatggatgggtcaCCAAGCTTGACCTCCTTACTGGGCTTCGCGAA TTTGCCGACAATGAAGACTTGCATGCTGAGTGGGCATCAGCCAAGATGGCTAACAAACGCCGCCTAGCGCAATATGTATTGCAAGTGACAGGTGTAAGCATTGACCCCAACAGCCTCTTTGACATACAAGTGAAGCGCATACATGAATATAAGAGACAACTGATGAACATTCTGGGTGCAGTTTATAGATATAAGAAACTAAAG GAGATGAGTCCTGAAGAACGGAAGAAAGCAACTCCTCGCACTATTATGTTTGGAGGAAAAGCATTTGCAACGTATACAAATGCCAAAAGAATAGTTAAGCTGGTGAATGATGTTGGTGCTGTAGTCAACAACGATCCCGAGATCAGTAACTATTTGAAG GTTGTCTTCGTTCCGAATTACAATGTATCTGTTGCGGAAGTTCTCATTCCTGGAAGTGAGCTATCTCAGCATATTAGCACAGCAGGGATGGAGGCAAGTGGTACAAGCAACATGAAATTTTCACTGAATGGTTGCATCATAATCGGAACGTTGGATGGTGCCAATGTGGAAATCAGGGAAGAAGTTGGGGAGGAGAATTTCTTCCTTTTTGGTGCCACAGCAGATGAAGTCCCCAGGTTGCGCAAGGAGAGAGAGGATGGACTG TTCAAGCCAGATCCTCGTTTTGAAGAAGCCAAACAATTTATAAGAAGTGGTGCATTTGGGAGCTATGACTACAACCCGCTCCTCGAGTCCTTGGAAGGAAATTCTGGTTATGGCCGTGGTGATTATTTTCTGGTTGGGTACGACTTCCCGAGCTATATGGATGCTCAGGACAGGGTAGATGAAGCTTACAA AGATCAAAGAAGATGGCTAAAGATGTCCATCTTGAGCACTGCCGGCAGTGGCAAATTCAGCAGTGACCGCACGATCGCCCAGTATGCCAAGGAAATCTGGAAGATAGAGGAATGCATTGTGCCATAA
- the LOC131243940 gene encoding alpha-glucan phosphorylase, H isozyme isoform X1 translates to MTTATESNSAAHNSPATKFPAIANPTAEKSSDIASNINYHAKYSPHFSPLKFEPEQAFYATAESIRDCLIQHWNETYLHFHKVDPKQTYYLSMEYLQGRALTNAIGNLDILDAYADALNKLGHELEEIAEQEKDAALGNGGLGRLASCFLDSMATLNLPAWGYGLRYKYGLFKQRITKEGQGEVAEDWLEKFSPWEVVRHDVVFPVRFFGHVLVSNTGSRKWVGGEVLQALAYNVPIPGYKTKNTNSLRLWEAKASADDFNLFQFNDGKYESAAELHSKAQQICAVLYPGDATEDGKILRLKQQFFLCSASLQVCCQTYMDIIARFKERREGKGPWKWSEFPSKVAVQLNDTHPTLAIPELMRLLLDDEGLGWDEAWDVTTRTIAYTNHTVLPEALEKWSQIVMRKLLPRHMEIIEEIDKRFMAMIHSSRTDMESRLSSMRILDSSNPQKPVVRMANLCVVSSHTVNGVAQLHSDILKSELFADYVSIWPAKFQNKTNGITPRRWLRFCSPELSNIITKWLKTDGWVTKLDLLTGLREFADNEDLHAEWASAKMANKRRLAQYVLQVTGVSIDPNSLFDIQVKRIHEYKRQLMNILGAVYRYKKLKEMSPEERKKATPRTIMFGGKAFATYTNAKRIVKLVNDVGAVVNNDPEISNYLKVVFVPNYNVSVAEVLIPGSELSQHISTAGMEASGTSNMKFSLNGCIIIGTLDGANVEIREEVGEENFFLFGATADEVPRLRKEREDGLFKPDPRFEEAKQFIRSGAFGSYDYNPLLESLEGNSGYGRGDYFLVGYDFPSYMDAQDRVDEAYKDQRRWLKMSILSTAGSGKFSSDRTIAQYAKEIWKIEECIVP, encoded by the exons ATGACGACTGCCACTGAATCCAATAGTGCTGCTCACAATAGTCCTGCTACGAAATTCCCAGCCATTGCAAATCCCACAGCAGAAAAATCATCGGACATTGCGTCAAACATCAACTACCATGCAAAGTATAGTCCTCATTTTTCTCCTCTCAAGTTCGAGCCAGAGCAAGCATTTTATGCCACGGCAGAGAGCATTCGCGACTGCCTGATTCAG CACTGGAATGAGACATACCTTCATTTTCACAAAGTTGATCCAAAGCAAACATACTACCTGTCTATGGAGTATCTTCAAGGTCGTGCTTTGACCAATGCGATTGGAAACCTTGATATTCTAGATGCATATGCTGATGCTTTAAATAAATTGGGacatgaacttgaggaaattgcTGAACAG GAGAAAGATGCAGCACTTGGAAATGGTGGTTTGGGTAGACTTGCATCGTGTTTTCTGGATTCCATGGCAACATTAAACTTGCCTGCATGGGGCTATGGTTTACGATACAAATATGGACTGTTTAAACAGCGGATTACCAAGGAGGGCCAAGGAGAAGTTGCGGAAGATTGGCTCGAG AAGTTCAGTCCATGGGAAGTTGTCAGGCATGACGTCGTTTTTCCTGTCAGATTCTTTGGTCATGTTCTGGTTTCTAATACTGGATC TCGAAAATGGGTAGGAGGGGAGGTTCTCCAAGCATTGGCCTACAACGTGCCCATTCCTGGATACAAAACCAAAAACACCAATAGTCTTCGTCTGTGGGAAGCAAAAGCCAGTGCAGATGATTTCAATTTGTTTCAGTTTAATGATGGAAAGTATGAATCTGCAGCAGAGCTTCACTCTAAAGCTCAGCAG ATTTGTGCAGTTCTATATCCTGGAGATGCCACAGAAGATGGAAAGATTCTGCGCCTAAAGCAACAGTTTTTTCTTTGCAGTGCCTCACTGCAGGTATGTTGCCAAACCTACATG GACATTATTGCCAGATTTAAGGAGCGGAGAGAAGGGAAGGGACCATGGAAGTGGTCTGAATTTCCTAGCAAGGTTGCAGTTCAACTCAATGATACTCATCCTACTCTTGCAATTCCAGAATTGATGCGACTGCTACTGGATGATGAAGGGCTTGGGTGGGATGAAGCTTGGGATGTGACGACAAG GACAATTGCTTATACCAACCACACAGTTCTCCCTGAAGCACTTGAGAAATGGTCACAAATAGTAATGAGGAAACTTCTCCCTCGTCATATGGAAATCATTGAAGAAATTGATAAACGG TTCATGGCAATGATACATTCCTCCCGAACTGACATGGAGAGTAGGCTCTCCAGCATGCGCATTTTAGATAGCTCCAACCCCCAAAAGCCAGTGGTACGCATGGCAAATTTGTGTGTGGTGTCTTCACACACG GTGAATGGTGTGGCTCAGTTGCACAGTGACATCTTAAAATCAGAGCTATTTGCAGACTACGTCTCTATATGGCCTGCCAAATTTCAGAATAAAACCAACGGCATCACTCCTCGTCGGTGGCTTCGTTTTTGCAGCCCAGAATTGAGTAACATTATCACCAAGTGGttgaaaacagatggatgggtcaCCAAGCTTGACCTCCTTACTGGGCTTCGCGAA TTTGCCGACAATGAAGACTTGCATGCTGAGTGGGCATCAGCCAAGATGGCTAACAAACGCCGCCTAGCGCAATATGTATTGCAAGTGACAGGTGTAAGCATTGACCCCAACAGCCTCTTTGACATACAAGTGAAGCGCATACATGAATATAAGAGACAACTGATGAACATTCTGGGTGCAGTTTATAGATATAAGAAACTAAAG GAGATGAGTCCTGAAGAACGGAAGAAAGCAACTCCTCGCACTATTATGTTTGGAGGAAAAGCATTTGCAACGTATACAAATGCCAAAAGAATAGTTAAGCTGGTGAATGATGTTGGTGCTGTAGTCAACAACGATCCCGAGATCAGTAACTATTTGAAG GTTGTCTTCGTTCCGAATTACAATGTATCTGTTGCGGAAGTTCTCATTCCTGGAAGTGAGCTATCTCAGCATATTAGCACAGCAGGGATGGAGGCAAGTGGTACAAGCAACATGAAATTTTCACTGAATGGTTGCATCATAATCGGAACGTTGGATGGTGCCAATGTGGAAATCAGGGAAGAAGTTGGGGAGGAGAATTTCTTCCTTTTTGGTGCCACAGCAGATGAAGTCCCCAGGTTGCGCAAGGAGAGAGAGGATGGACTG TTCAAGCCAGATCCTCGTTTTGAAGAAGCCAAACAATTTATAAGAAGTGGTGCATTTGGGAGCTATGACTACAACCCGCTCCTCGAGTCCTTGGAAGGAAATTCTGGTTATGGCCGTGGTGATTATTTTCTGGTTGGGTACGACTTCCCGAGCTATATGGATGCTCAGGACAGGGTAGATGAAGCTTACAA AGATCAAAGAAGATGGCTAAAGATGTCCATCTTGAGCACTGCCGGCAGTGGCAAATTCAGCAGTGACCGCACGATCGCCCAGTATGCCAAGGAAATCTGGAAGATAGAGGAATGCATTGTGCCATAA